A stretch of candidate division KSB1 bacterium DNA encodes these proteins:
- a CDS encoding FAD-dependent oxidoreductase — MKKFDAIIIGTGQAGPSLSARLAGEGMKVAVIERKLFHGTCVNTGCVPTKTLVASARAAYVARRAADFGVMIDGPIKIDMKKVKDR; from the coding sequence ATGAAAAAATTCGATGCAATCATAATTGGTACGGGACAGGCGGGACCGTCGCTTTCAGCCAGGTTGGCCGGTGAGGGGATGAAAGTTGCTGTAATCGAGCGCAAGCTGTTCCACGGCACCTGTGTTAATACCGGTTGTGTGCCAACGAAAACTTTAGTAGCCAGTGCCCGTGCGGCGTACGTGGCCAGGCGCGCTGCAGATTTTGGCGTGATGATCGACGGCCCCATTAAGATAGACATGAAGAAAGTCAAAGACCGCA
- a CDS encoding RidA family protein encodes MSENFESKAPEPVGAYPHARKVGNLLFLSGVGPRERGTNKIPGVELGENGNVIAYDIEAQCHSVFKNIKTILEEAGSSWDKLVDVTVFLTNMKDDFKTYNRIYAEYFKDNQPCRTTVEINCLPTPIAIELKCIATI; translated from the coding sequence ATGAGTGAAAATTTCGAATCAAAAGCACCCGAACCCGTCGGTGCGTATCCACATGCCCGAAAAGTTGGCAACTTACTTTTTCTCTCGGGAGTGGGGCCGCGTGAACGCGGAACCAACAAAATCCCGGGAGTGGAATTGGGCGAAAATGGCAACGTGATTGCTTACGACATCGAAGCGCAATGCCACTCGGTTTTTAAAAATATCAAAACGATTTTGGAAGAAGCGGGGTCAAGTTGGGATAAGCTCGTGGATGTGACGGTTTTTTTAACGAACATGAAAGATGATTTCAAAACCTATAATCGTATTTACGCCGAGTATTTTAAAGACAATCAACCGTGCCGGACGACGGTTGAGATCAATTGTTTACCAACACCGATTGCGATTGAGTTAAAGTGTATCGCGACGATTTAA
- a CDS encoding aldehyde dehydrogenase, translating into MDKISNYINGELNTPISGDYIDNTNPATGEVYSHIPDSDERDVNLAVAAAEKAFVKWSVTPAEQRAKIMMRIADLIEKNLDKLAMAESVDNGKPVALAKSVDIPRAASNFRFFATAIMQFASESHIMEQSAINYTIRNPIGVAGCISPWNLPLYLFSWKITPALATGNCVVAKPSEVTPMTAYLLAELCIEAGLPPGVLNIVHGYGHKVGAAISEHPQIPIITFTGSTKTGANISQKASPLFKKLHLEMGGKNPNIIFADCNYDDMLETTLRSSFANQGQICLCGSRIFIERPLYDKFKNDFVERSKELKVGDPQSEDTNLGAVVSQPHMEKILSYMELAQKEGGTILCGGKRVNLNGRCENGWFVEPTVIENLPYDCRTNQEEIFGPMVTLMPFDSEEDVLMQANSTQYGLAATIWTENLTRAHRVANLLQSGIIWINCWMLRDLRTPFGGMKNSGLGREGGLEALRFFTEPKNVCVKL; encoded by the coding sequence TTGGACAAAATTAGCAACTATATCAACGGCGAACTCAACACTCCGATTTCGGGGGACTACATTGACAACACCAATCCGGCGACCGGTGAGGTCTACTCTCACATTCCCGATTCGGATGAAAGGGACGTCAATTTAGCTGTTGCAGCTGCAGAGAAAGCGTTTGTTAAATGGTCGGTAACTCCTGCTGAGCAACGCGCGAAAATCATGATGCGAATCGCCGACCTGATTGAGAAAAATCTCGATAAGCTGGCGATGGCAGAATCAGTTGACAACGGTAAACCTGTGGCTTTGGCCAAAAGTGTGGACATTCCCCGTGCCGCCAGCAACTTTCGTTTTTTTGCGACCGCGATTATGCAGTTTGCCAGCGAATCCCACATCATGGAACAAAGCGCCATTAATTACACCATCCGAAATCCAATTGGTGTAGCCGGCTGCATTTCGCCATGGAATTTACCGCTGTATTTGTTTAGCTGGAAAATTACTCCGGCTTTGGCGACAGGAAATTGTGTGGTTGCCAAGCCCTCGGAAGTCACGCCAATGACGGCCTATTTGCTTGCCGAGCTTTGTATTGAAGCCGGACTGCCGCCGGGGGTTTTGAATATTGTGCACGGTTATGGTCACAAAGTAGGCGCTGCAATTTCGGAGCATCCTCAGATTCCGATTATCACATTTACCGGTAGTACAAAAACCGGCGCGAATATTTCGCAAAAGGCCTCCCCCCTGTTCAAAAAACTGCATCTTGAAATGGGAGGTAAAAACCCAAACATTATTTTTGCGGATTGCAATTATGACGATATGCTGGAGACAACCCTGCGATCGTCGTTTGCGAATCAAGGGCAAATTTGTTTATGCGGCTCACGCATTTTTATTGAACGACCCCTTTATGATAAATTCAAAAATGACTTCGTTGAGCGTTCCAAAGAACTAAAAGTCGGTGATCCACAATCCGAAGACACCAATTTAGGAGCAGTCGTTTCTCAGCCGCACATGGAAAAAATCTTGAGTTACATGGAGCTCGCACAAAAAGAAGGCGGCACGATTTTATGCGGCGGCAAGCGTGTAAACCTGAATGGCAGATGCGAAAATGGTTGGTTCGTCGAGCCGACGGTAATTGAAAATTTGCCGTATGATTGCCGAACCAATCAGGAGGAAATATTCGGGCCGATGGTGACACTCATGCCTTTCGATTCTGAAGAGGACGTTTTGATGCAAGCCAATAGCACGCAATACGGCCTCGCCGCAACCATTTGGACGGAAAATTTAACCCGGGCTCACCGAGTTGCGAACTTGCTGCAGTCCGGGATCATCTGGATAAATTGCTGGATGCTGCGTGATTTGCGCACGCCTTTCGGTGGCATGAAAAACTCAGGGCTCGGCCGTGAAGGTGGTTTGGAGGCGTTGCGATTTTTTACTGAACCGAAAAATGTTTGTGTGAAGTTGTGA
- a CDS encoding SDR family oxidoreductase — protein MKIDLTGKRAVVCGSTQGIGKAVAVELANLGASICLVARNKDALRQVKKELNNSSGQSHDLIAIDFIDVDRLEEKIQDYISKNPPVHILVNNTGGPASGPALKAEIEEFVQAFSNHLLCNQVLAKALAPGMKEERYGRIINIISTSVKQPIKGLGVSNTIRGAVANWSKTLAEELGRFGITVNNVLPGATRTNRLASLIQTSAQKSGSTTEEVAKRMKAAIPARRFAEPEEMAHAVAFLASPLAGYINGINLPVDGGRTLSL, from the coding sequence ATGAAAATCGATCTAACTGGAAAACGCGCAGTCGTTTGTGGCAGCACACAAGGAATCGGTAAAGCGGTTGCTGTTGAGCTGGCAAATTTGGGAGCGAGCATTTGCCTCGTTGCCAGAAACAAGGATGCCCTGCGCCAGGTCAAAAAAGAGCTCAATAACTCTTCCGGTCAAAGTCACGATTTGATCGCAATTGATTTTATTGATGTTGACAGGCTTGAAGAAAAAATTCAAGATTACATTTCTAAAAATCCACCCGTTCATATTCTAGTAAATAATACCGGCGGCCCCGCCTCCGGTCCTGCTCTTAAAGCTGAAATAGAAGAGTTCGTTCAGGCATTTTCAAATCATTTGCTCTGCAACCAGGTTTTAGCCAAAGCGCTGGCTCCCGGGATGAAGGAAGAACGCTATGGCCGGATTATCAATATCATCTCCACTTCCGTCAAACAACCCATCAAAGGGTTGGGCGTCTCCAACACAATCCGCGGTGCAGTGGCAAACTGGTCAAAAACTTTAGCTGAGGAATTGGGGCGGTTTGGAATTACTGTGAACAACGTGTTGCCCGGAGCCACCCGGACGAATAGATTGGCTTCTTTAATTCAAACAAGCGCACAAAAGTCAGGTTCGACTACTGAAGAAGTGGCCAAAAGAATGAAGGCAGCAATTCCAGCACGGCGTTTTGCAGAGCCCGAGGAGATGGCTCACGCCGTCGCATTTTTGGCTTCTCCCTTGGCAGGATATATAAACGGCATCAACCTGCCGGTGGATGGGGGTAGGACGTTGAGCTTGTAA
- a CDS encoding tryptophan 2,3-dioxygenase codes for MKKAIPPLYYSDYLKLDQILNSQHPKSQEYGEKLAHDEVLFIIIHQAYELWFKQILHELDSVIEIFKGDYVNEKDVGTAVARLRRITEIQKLLVDQIRILETMTPLDFLEFRDYLVPASGFQSYQFRLIENKLGLNPDQRKLFEKGAYYSRLSPEHQELVINSESAPTLFNLVEIWLERTPFVDFKGFNFWKSYQSAVENALRKDKEIIENNPTLSDEVRAQELTEFEKTAKSSTAIFDEKKHNDLVQKGFRRLSYQATQAALLINLYRDEPILHLPFSFLTTLIDIDELLTTWRYRHALMVQRMLGTKIGTGGSSGHQYLKVTTESHKIFSDLTNISTFLIPRSQLPELPTELRKTLGFSYTKSES; via the coding sequence ATGAAAAAAGCTATCCCTCCCCTTTATTATTCCGATTACTTAAAACTTGACCAAATTCTAAACAGTCAACATCCGAAGAGCCAAGAATACGGCGAGAAACTCGCTCACGATGAAGTTTTGTTCATCATTATTCACCAGGCTTATGAACTCTGGTTTAAGCAAATCCTGCACGAGCTCGATTCGGTCATTGAAATTTTTAAAGGCGATTATGTCAATGAAAAAGACGTTGGAACTGCAGTTGCCAGGCTCAGGCGCATTACCGAAATTCAAAAACTTCTTGTGGATCAAATAAGAATCCTCGAGACCATGACGCCGTTAGACTTTCTTGAGTTTCGTGATTATTTAGTACCGGCCTCTGGATTCCAGAGTTATCAATTCCGGCTCATCGAGAATAAACTGGGACTTAATCCTGACCAGCGTAAACTGTTTGAGAAAGGCGCATATTACTCTCGCTTATCTCCCGAGCACCAGGAACTTGTCATAAATTCCGAAAGCGCCCCGACACTTTTTAACCTCGTTGAAATCTGGCTCGAACGCACACCATTCGTGGATTTTAAAGGCTTTAACTTCTGGAAGAGTTACCAATCTGCCGTAGAAAACGCACTGAGAAAAGATAAAGAGATAATTGAAAACAATCCCACGCTTTCTGACGAAGTAAGGGCACAAGAGTTAACCGAATTTGAAAAAACCGCAAAGAGTTCTACAGCGATTTTCGATGAAAAAAAACATAATGACCTGGTGCAAAAAGGTTTTCGCCGGCTTTCTTACCAGGCAACTCAAGCGGCGCTCTTAATTAACTTATACCGCGACGAGCCGATACTGCATCTGCCTTTCAGCTTTTTGACCACCCTGATTGATATTGACGAGCTTCTCACAACCTGGCGCTACCGGCACGCCCTGATGGTGCAGCGCATGTTAGGCACCAAAATTGGCACGGGTGGATCTTCCGGCCACCAGTATCTAAAAGTCACAACTGAAAGCCACAAGATTTTTTCGGATCTAACAAATATCTCAACATTTTTGATCCCAAGATCGCAATTACCTGAATTACCAACCGAATTAAGAAAAACGCTTGGGTTTAGTTATACGAAAAGTGAGTCATGA